The sequence CGGTTTCAGACCATCTTTGGTATGGCTGGAGACCATCAGGACGCGATAGCCAATATTGCGATAGATATCCATCTGCTCATTGACGAAGGCCATCCCGTCGTCGTCCAGCAGATCGATTTTGTTTAATACAATGATCGGCTCAACCTGCAGCGTTTCGCAGGCGACAAGGTAACGGTCGATAATATTGAGCGAAAGCTCAGGTAAAATAGCCGAAACAATCACGATCTGGTTAATGTTGGCGGCAATCGGCTTCACGCCATCGTAGAAATCCGGGCGGGTGAGCACCGACGTGCGTTCATGCACGGCTTCAACGATACCTTTAACCGTGACCCCTTCAGCCGCCTCTTTACCCGGACGCCAGACCACGCGATCGCCGGTAACCAGTGAACGGATGGTGCGACGGATATTGCAGCGGTGAATATCCCCGTCGGCGGATTCCACATCGGCATGCATACCGAAACGGCTGATGACGACGCCTTCTGTCGCTTCACCAAACAGGTTATCGTCATAATCCGGCTTCTCCGAAGTGGTTTTAAGACGGCGCTGGTGGTTGGCGTTTACGCGGCGCTGCTGCCCTTTGGAGAGTTTATTTTTACTCAATCGCGCTGGCTCCTGGTCGCCCGTAAGGGGCAAAACCTCTATGATACACTCTAATTAATACTAGTTAACCTGCTACTGCCGGTTATGCGAGAAGGGTGGAAAATAACATGAGCGCGGATGAAAACAACCTGATTTGGATCGATCTCGAAATGACCGGGCTGGATCCCGAGCGCGATCGCATTATTGAGATTGCAACTCTGGTGACGGACGCCAACCTGAATATTCTGGCCGAAGGGCCGACGATTGCCGTGCATCAGTCCGACGATCAGCTGGCTTTGATGGATGAATGGAACGTGCGCACCCACACCGGCAGCGGCCTGGTGGATCGCGTGAAGGCCAGCACGTTGGGCGATCGCGAGGCAGAACTGGCGACGCTTGAGTTCCTGAAACAATGGGTTCCGGCAGGTAAATCGCCTATCTGTGGGAATAGCATTGGCCAGGATCGCCGCTTCCTGTTTAAGTACATGCCGGAGCTGGAGTCTTACTTCCACTACCGCTATCTGGATGTCAGTACCCTGAAAGAGCTGGCGCGCCGCTGGAAACCTGAAATCCTTGATGGCTTTAAAAAGCAGGGGACGCACCAGGCGATGGACGATATTCGTGAGTCTGTGGCAGAGCTTGCGTACTACCGCGAAAACTTTATTATGCTGTGATTTTGAGAACCGGCGCCTTGCGTGGCCGGGTTTTTGTCGTTAAATTGTTCAGCTTGCCGATTTAATAAGCATTTGAACTGAATTTCGAAAAAATCGCTTTAAGGGGGGTTGCAGCTAAAAGGATTTCTCGTATAATGCGCCTCCCGTAACGACAGAGAATTACACGTTACGACAGCAACAAAAGCAGTACAGATTTGCGGGAATAGCTCAGTTGGTAGAGCACGACCTTGCCAAGGTCGGGGTCGCGAGTTCGAGTCTCGTTTCCCGCTCCAAAATTTGAAAAGTGCTTTCACAGCACAGACTGCCCAAGCGGGAATAGCTCAGTTGGTAGAGCACGACCTTGCCAAGGTCGGGGTCGCGAGTTCGAGTCTCGTTTCCCGCTCCAAAATTTGAAAGTGCTTTCAGAGCACGGACCACCCAAGCGGGAATAGCTCAGTTGGTAGAGCACGACCTTGCCAAGGTCGGGGTCGCGAGTTCGAGTCTCGTTTCCCG comes from Enterobacter kobei and encodes:
- the rsgA gene encoding small ribosomal subunit biogenesis GTPase RsgA codes for the protein MSKNKLSKGQQRRVNANHQRRLKTTSEKPDYDDNLFGEATEGVVISRFGMHADVESADGDIHRCNIRRTIRSLVTGDRVVWRPGKEAAEGVTVKGIVEAVHERTSVLTRPDFYDGVKPIAANINQIVIVSAILPELSLNIIDRYLVACETLQVEPIIVLNKIDLLDDDGMAFVNEQMDIYRNIGYRVLMVSSHTKDGLKPLEEALTDRISIFAGQSGVGKSSLLNNLLGLQQAILTNDVSDVSGLGQHTTTASRLYHFPHGGDVIDSPGVREFGLWHLEPEQIFNGFVEFHDYLGACKYRDCKHDNDPGCAIREAVEKGEIAETRFENYHRILESMDQVKTRKNFSDSDN
- the orn gene encoding oligoribonuclease, which gives rise to MSADENNLIWIDLEMTGLDPERDRIIEIATLVTDANLNILAEGPTIAVHQSDDQLALMDEWNVRTHTGSGLVDRVKASTLGDREAELATLEFLKQWVPAGKSPICGNSIGQDRRFLFKYMPELESYFHYRYLDVSTLKELARRWKPEILDGFKKQGTHQAMDDIRESVAELAYYRENFIML